In the Elioraea tepida genome, one interval contains:
- a CDS encoding carbohydrate ABC transporter permease: MSLALAAPAPVEPFALRIGHAFAAPAALLLALIYIVPVSVLIWLSLTDYILGAVDIRFLGLDNFSRALADPVFRRSITNTFAYVAIVLPGGVLLGLGAALLVHRRIRSRSLWEVIYFLPVTSTLIAMATVWQFLLHPRLGPVREITLALGLGEVAFLSDPALVLPTLAAIGIWQLVGFNMILFLAGLSAIPRDLYEAAALDGASGGIDRFFRVTWPQLGPTTMFVTVTTSITAFKVFDTVRVLTEGGPAGASEVLLYVIYLEGFQYFRIGYAAALTLIFLAFILAFSILQAAALDRRIHY; the protein is encoded by the coding sequence ATGAGCCTCGCCCTCGCCGCCCCTGCCCCTGTTGAACCGTTCGCGCTCCGGATCGGCCACGCCTTTGCCGCGCCCGCCGCGCTCCTGCTCGCGCTCATCTACATCGTTCCGGTCTCCGTGCTGATTTGGCTGAGCCTGACCGACTACATTCTCGGCGCGGTCGACATCCGGTTCCTCGGCCTCGACAACTTTTCCCGCGCGCTCGCCGATCCGGTGTTCCGGCGCTCGATCACCAACACATTCGCCTATGTCGCGATCGTGCTTCCGGGCGGGGTTCTGCTCGGCCTTGGTGCGGCGCTTCTCGTGCACCGGCGGATCCGTAGCCGCTCGCTCTGGGAGGTGATCTACTTCCTGCCCGTCACCTCGACGCTGATCGCGATGGCGACGGTGTGGCAGTTCCTGCTTCACCCGCGGCTCGGGCCGGTGCGCGAGATCACCCTCGCTCTCGGTCTCGGCGAGGTGGCCTTCCTCTCCGACCCGGCCCTCGTCCTGCCCACGCTCGCCGCGATCGGCATCTGGCAGCTCGTCGGCTTCAACATGATCCTGTTCCTCGCCGGCCTCTCGGCGATCCCGCGCGACCTCTACGAGGCGGCGGCGCTCGACGGCGCCTCGGGCGGGATCGACCGTTTCTTCCGCGTCACATGGCCGCAGCTCGGGCCGACGACGATGTTCGTCACCGTCACCACCTCGATCACCGCCTTCAAGGTGTTCGACACGGTGCGGGTGCTGACGGAGGGCGGGCCCGCCGGTGCGTCGGAGGTTCTGCTCTATGTCATCTATCTCGAGGGGTTCCAGTATTTCCGCATCGGCTACGCCGCGGCGCTGACGCTGATCTTCCTCGCCTTCATCCTCGCCTTCTCGATCCTGCAGGCAGCCGCGCTCGACCGAAGGATACACTATTGA
- a CDS encoding ABC transporter ATP-binding protein — translation MAAIGLERICKSFGGTRVLRDVTLAIRDGEFLTLVGPSGCGKSTLLRIIAGLERQDSGSVTIGQRRVDGVRPSERGVAMVFQSYALYPHLTVARNIATPLEMQRLTLLERLPLLRLLSPRRRRIMRGIMAEVEAVAAALQLEGLLGRKPAELSGGQRQRVALGRAMVRRPDAFLMDEPLSNLDAKLRVHMRGELADLHRRLGATFVYVTHDQTEAMTMSDRVALMLEGRIEQLGTPAELYDAPRTLAVASFIGSPPIACIPVRLEHEALVAAGTRLALRAIPDAAILGLRAEAVTPVRHGTPGALPARLSRAENLGAEWLLYATLEGPAPTPVVCRLTAAAHDAARDAGLLGERLWLLPDPARALLFDAEGRRLVAEPLRTRIGATA, via the coding sequence GTGGCGGCGATCGGGCTCGAGAGGATCTGCAAGTCGTTCGGCGGCACGCGCGTGCTGCGAGACGTCACGCTCGCGATCCGCGACGGCGAATTCCTCACCCTGGTCGGGCCCTCTGGCTGCGGCAAATCCACACTTCTGAGGATCATCGCCGGGCTCGAGCGGCAGGACAGCGGCAGCGTCACGATCGGGCAGCGCCGAGTCGACGGGGTGCGCCCATCCGAGCGCGGCGTGGCGATGGTGTTCCAGTCCTACGCGCTCTACCCGCACCTGACGGTGGCGCGCAACATCGCCACCCCGCTCGAGATGCAGCGCCTGACGCTTCTCGAGCGTCTGCCGCTCTTGCGCCTCCTCTCGCCGCGGCGGCGGCGGATCATGCGCGGCATCATGGCCGAGGTCGAGGCCGTCGCGGCCGCGCTGCAGCTCGAGGGCCTGCTCGGGCGCAAGCCGGCCGAGCTCTCCGGCGGGCAGCGCCAGCGAGTCGCGCTCGGCCGCGCCATGGTGCGGCGGCCGGACGCGTTCCTGATGGACGAGCCGCTGTCGAACCTCGATGCGAAGTTGCGCGTGCACATGCGCGGCGAGCTTGCCGACCTGCACCGCCGCCTCGGCGCGACCTTCGTCTACGTGACGCACGACCAGACCGAGGCGATGACGATGTCCGACCGCGTCGCCCTGATGCTCGAGGGTCGGATCGAGCAGCTCGGCACGCCTGCGGAGCTCTACGACGCGCCCCGAACACTCGCGGTGGCGTCCTTCATCGGCTCGCCGCCGATTGCTTGCATACCGGTCAGGCTCGAGCATGAGGCCCTCGTCGCCGCCGGCACCCGGCTCGCGCTTCGGGCGATCCCGGATGCAGCGATTCTCGGGCTTCGCGCCGAGGCCGTCACGCCGGTGCGGCACGGCACGCCGGGTGCCCTGCCGGCGCGGCTCTCTCGCGCCGAGAATCTCGGCGCGGAGTGGCTTCTCTACGCCACGCTCGAGGGACCAGCACCGACGCCTGTCGTCTGCCGACTCACGGCGGCGGCGCATGACGCGGCCCGAGACGCCGGCCTGCTCGGGGAGCGCCTGTGGCTTCTGCCCGACCCGGCGCGCGCGCTTCTCTTCGACGCGGAGGGGCGGCGTCTGGTCGCAGAGCCGTTGCGCACACGAATCGGAGCGACGGCATGA
- a CDS encoding aminotransferase, which yields MRANSLHALDLAHVVHQQTDLDAHAREGALLIARGEGVHVWDTEGNRYIEAMAGLWCASLGFSERRLAEAAYRQLLELPYYHTFFQKGHEPSVRLAEKLTAIAPRGLNHVLFQCSGSEANDAAIKLIWYYNNLVGRPQKKKLIGRIRGYHGNTVAAASVSGQPHMHADFDLPYGGRFLHLSNPHYYRAHEPGETEEAFSARMAAELEALIEREGGETIAAMFAEPVQGGGGAITPPRGYFELIQPILKKHDIMLVADEVICGFGRTGNLWGSETYRLEPDILTCAKQLSASYQPISATLISDRIHAALIEGSRKNGTFGHGFTYGAHPVACAVALETLKIYEERDILGHVRRVSPAFLEGLGRFRDHPLVGDVRGIGLIAGVEVMADKARRTPFPPERKAGLVVQKACQDNGLIVRAIGDRIAFTPPLIITEEEIAAMCEAFGRGLDAAWAVLRPDLARAAE from the coding sequence ATGCGCGCCAACAGCCTGCACGCCCTCGACCTTGCCCATGTGGTGCACCAGCAGACCGACCTCGATGCGCATGCGCGCGAGGGCGCGCTTCTGATCGCCCGCGGCGAAGGCGTCCATGTCTGGGACACGGAGGGAAACCGCTACATCGAGGCGATGGCGGGGCTGTGGTGCGCCTCGCTCGGCTTCTCCGAGCGGCGGCTTGCCGAGGCCGCCTACCGGCAGCTCCTCGAGCTTCCTTACTACCACACCTTCTTCCAGAAGGGGCATGAGCCCTCGGTTCGGCTCGCCGAGAAGCTCACCGCAATCGCCCCGCGGGGGCTCAACCACGTTCTGTTCCAGTGCTCCGGGTCGGAGGCGAACGACGCGGCGATCAAGCTGATCTGGTACTACAACAATCTGGTCGGGCGGCCGCAGAAGAAGAAGCTGATCGGCCGGATCCGCGGCTATCACGGCAACACGGTCGCCGCCGCCTCCGTCTCCGGCCAGCCGCACATGCACGCGGATTTCGACCTCCCCTATGGCGGGCGGTTTCTCCACCTCTCGAACCCGCACTACTACCGCGCGCACGAGCCGGGCGAGACGGAGGAGGCGTTCTCGGCCCGCATGGCGGCGGAGCTCGAGGCGCTGATCGAGCGCGAGGGCGGGGAGACGATCGCCGCCATGTTCGCTGAACCCGTGCAGGGCGGCGGCGGCGCCATCACCCCGCCGCGCGGCTATTTCGAGCTGATCCAGCCGATCCTGAAGAAGCACGACATCATGCTGGTGGCGGACGAGGTGATCTGCGGCTTCGGCCGCACCGGCAACCTCTGGGGCAGCGAGACCTACCGCCTCGAGCCCGACATCCTCACCTGCGCGAAGCAGCTCTCCGCCTCCTACCAGCCGATCAGCGCCACGCTGATCTCCGACCGTATCCACGCCGCGCTGATCGAGGGCAGCCGCAAGAACGGCACCTTCGGACACGGCTTCACCTATGGCGCGCATCCGGTGGCCTGCGCCGTCGCGCTCGAGACGCTGAAGATCTACGAGGAGCGCGACATCCTCGGCCATGTGCGTCGCGTCTCGCCCGCCTTCCTCGAGGGCTTGGGCCGGTTCCGCGACCACCCGCTCGTGGGCGACGTGCGCGGCATCGGGCTGATCGCGGGGGTCGAGGTGATGGCCGACAAGGCGAGGCGCACCCCCTTCCCGCCAGAGCGCAAGGCTGGGCTCGTGGTGCAGAAGGCCTGCCAGGACAACGGGCTGATCGTGCGCGCGATTGGCGATCGGATCGCCTTCACCCCGCCGCTGATCATCACCGAGGAGGAGATCGCGGCGATGTGCGAGGCCTTCGGGCGCGGGCTCGACGCTGCCTGGGCCGTTCTGCGCCCCGACCTCGCACGCGCCGCCGAGTAG
- a CDS encoding DegQ family serine endoprotease, which translates to MARMFRPAAALLAVGLLAAPLVTPPPAVARGAPESFADLVERLLPSVVNIQTSQTVQARGDRQGPDGMPQFPPGSPFEEFFREFFDRQQRGGERQPQRPRRAQSLGSGFIIEYSNGEGYIVTNNHVIDGADEVNVVLTDNTTLRAEVVGRDQRTDIALLRVKTEKRLQPVRFGNSETLRIGDWVVAIGNPFGLGGTVTAGIVSARGRDIRIGPYDDFIQTDAAINRGNSGGPLFNMAGEVVGINTAIFSPTGGSIGIGFAIPSNIATNVVAQLREFGRTRRGWLGVRIQQVTEEIAESVGLPDGPRGALVAGVNEGGPADRARLQNGDIVLRFDGHEIREMRTLPRVVAETPIGKQVPVVVWRAGRELTLTATVGELPEDTQQAAATPGPQDRGGRPVELPGIGMRVASITPELRERFGLSAEAKGVVVVEVLPNSPAAERGIRAGDVVVEVQQEAVSTPAEVQQRIDRARQAGRRNVLMLIESQQGLRWVPLPAAPQGGNRAPG; encoded by the coding sequence ATGGCTCGCATGTTCCGTCCCGCCGCCGCGCTTCTCGCGGTCGGCCTCCTCGCGGCACCGCTCGTGACGCCGCCACCGGCGGTCGCACGCGGCGCGCCGGAGAGCTTCGCCGATCTGGTCGAGCGTCTTCTGCCCTCGGTCGTCAACATTCAGACGAGCCAGACCGTGCAGGCGCGCGGTGACCGGCAGGGCCCCGACGGCATGCCGCAGTTCCCGCCGGGCTCTCCGTTCGAGGAGTTCTTTCGCGAGTTCTTCGACCGCCAGCAGCGCGGCGGCGAGCGGCAGCCGCAGCGGCCACGCCGCGCCCAGAGCCTCGGCTCCGGCTTCATCATCGAGTACAGCAACGGCGAGGGCTACATCGTTACCAACAACCACGTCATCGACGGTGCCGACGAGGTGAACGTGGTGCTGACCGACAACACCACCCTGCGCGCTGAGGTGGTAGGGCGCGACCAGCGCACCGACATCGCTCTCCTGCGCGTGAAGACGGAGAAGCGGCTTCAGCCCGTTCGCTTCGGCAACAGCGAGACCCTGCGGATCGGCGACTGGGTGGTGGCGATCGGCAACCCGTTCGGGCTCGGCGGCACGGTGACGGCGGGGATCGTCTCGGCGCGGGGGCGCGACATCCGGATCGGCCCCTATGACGACTTCATCCAGACCGATGCCGCGATCAACCGCGGCAATTCCGGCGGCCCCTTGTTCAACATGGCGGGCGAGGTGGTGGGCATCAACACCGCGATCTTCTCGCCAACGGGGGGCTCGATCGGCATCGGCTTCGCGATCCCCTCCAACATCGCGACCAATGTGGTGGCGCAGCTGCGCGAGTTCGGCCGGACGCGGCGAGGCTGGCTCGGGGTGAGGATCCAGCAGGTGACGGAGGAGATCGCCGAGAGTGTCGGCCTGCCCGACGGGCCGCGTGGCGCTCTCGTCGCGGGCGTGAACGAAGGCGGCCCGGCCGACCGGGCACGGCTTCAGAACGGCGACATCGTGCTTCGCTTCGACGGGCACGAGATCCGCGAGATGCGCACCCTGCCGCGCGTCGTCGCCGAAACGCCGATCGGCAAGCAGGTGCCCGTCGTGGTCTGGCGCGCCGGCCGCGAACTAACCCTCACCGCGACCGTGGGCGAACTGCCCGAGGACACGCAGCAGGCTGCCGCCACGCCCGGGCCGCAGGACCGTGGCGGGCGGCCGGTCGAGCTGCCCGGGATCGGCATGCGTGTGGCCTCGATCACGCCCGAGCTGCGCGAGCGCTTCGGCCTCTCAGCCGAGGCCAAGGGCGTGGTCGTCGTCGAGGTTCTGCCGAACAGCCCTGCGGCGGAGCGCGGCATACGCGCAGGCGACGTCGTGGTCGAGGTTCAGCAGGAGGCGGTCTCCACCCCGGCGGAGGTGCAGCAGCGGATCGACCGTGCCCGCCAGGCCGGGCGCCGCAACGTGCTGATGCTGATCGAGAGCCAGCAGGGGCTGCGCTGGGTGCCGCTTCCCGCCGCGCCGCAGGGCGGAAACCGGGCCCCGGGCTGA
- the miaA gene encoding tRNA (adenosine(37)-N6)-dimethylallyltransferase MiaA: MTAQDEPPPALIVAGPTASGKSALALALAERLGGEVINADSMQVYRDLRILTARPTPEEEARVPHALYGIRDAAEPASAGWWRTAALEAMSRAREAGRVPILCGGTGLWLSALVNGIGAIPPVPAAVRAEARALAARIGAPSLHARLAAQDPETAARLEPADTQRVIRAWEVLAATGKGLSAWWAERREAPAPWRFAMVLLRPPRQELRAAIDARFVAMVKAGALEEVRALAARGLDPALPAMKAHGVPNLIAFLEGGLPLAQAIAEAQAMVRQYAKRQDTWFRHQALVPPERMHMIHARFAGLAQLSEQERGSFFAFIDRAGLTHRGRRA; encoded by the coding sequence ATGACGGCGCAAGACGAGCCGCCGCCGGCCCTGATCGTCGCCGGGCCGACGGCGAGCGGCAAATCCGCGCTTGCTCTCGCGCTTGCGGAACGGCTCGGCGGGGAGGTGATCAACGCCGACAGCATGCAGGTCTATCGCGACCTGAGGATCCTTACCGCTCGCCCCACGCCAGAGGAGGAAGCGCGGGTGCCGCATGCTCTCTACGGCATCCGGGACGCCGCCGAGCCGGCCTCGGCCGGCTGGTGGCGCACGGCCGCGCTCGAGGCGATGTCTCGAGCGCGGGAGGCCGGCCGCGTGCCCATCCTGTGCGGCGGCACCGGCTTGTGGCTATCGGCTCTCGTCAACGGCATCGGGGCGATCCCGCCCGTCCCCGCGGCGGTGCGGGCGGAGGCGCGCGCTCTTGCGGCCCGGATCGGCGCCCCGTCCCTGCACGCGCGGCTTGCGGCGCAGGACCCGGAGACCGCGGCGCGTCTTGAACCAGCCGACACGCAGCGGGTGATCCGCGCCTGGGAGGTGCTCGCCGCCACGGGCAAGGGGCTCTCCGCCTGGTGGGCGGAGCGTCGGGAGGCGCCGGCGCCCTGGCGCTTCGCGATGGTCCTGCTCCGCCCGCCGCGGCAGGAGCTTCGCGCGGCGATCGATGCCCGCTTCGTCGCGATGGTCAAGGCAGGCGCGCTCGAGGAGGTGCGGGCGCTCGCCGCGCGCGGGCTTGATCCGGCGCTGCCGGCGATGAAGGCGCACGGGGTGCCGAACCTGATCGCGTTCCTCGAAGGCGGGCTCCCGCTCGCGCAGGCGATCGCCGAGGCGCAGGCGATGGTGCGCCAATACGCCAAGCGCCAGGACACCTGGTTCAGGCACCAGGCGCTGGTTCCGCCCGAGCGCATGCATATGATCCATGCGCGTTTTGCGGGTCTAGCGCAACTTTCGGAACAGGAGAGGGGAAGTTTCTTTGCGTTTATTGACAGGGCGGGGTTGACGCACCGCGGCAGGCGCGCCTAG
- a CDS encoding carbohydrate ABC transporter permease, translating to MLGRIVALVVLGLGGAVMLLPFVWMVLTSFRPAAAVFEGFGASAFIGFENYARALTTAPLLRFMLNGVIVCAGILVVQLAVAIPAAYALAKLPFRGRGLLFGLVLAALCIPIQVPALPLYLGLAHTGLLDTYFAMMFPFFLSVFAIFLFRQFFKSFPDEIIQAARLDGVGEFEIVWRFVVPAALPAIAAFSIFSIVAHWNDLYWPLIVITETRLAPPPLGMLYFRDAETGSNYGALMAGATIITAPLVLAFLVARRRFIEGITMTGLK from the coding sequence ATGCTTGGGCGGATCGTTGCGCTGGTTGTTCTCGGGCTCGGCGGGGCGGTGATGCTTCTGCCCTTCGTGTGGATGGTTCTGACGTCCTTCCGGCCCGCTGCTGCGGTGTTCGAGGGCTTCGGAGCGTCGGCCTTCATCGGCTTCGAGAACTACGCGCGCGCGCTCACGACCGCACCCTTGCTCCGCTTCATGCTCAACGGCGTGATCGTCTGCGCGGGCATTCTCGTCGTGCAGCTCGCGGTCGCGATCCCTGCGGCCTATGCGCTCGCCAAGCTCCCCTTCCGCGGCCGCGGCCTCCTTTTCGGCCTCGTGCTCGCCGCCCTCTGCATCCCGATCCAGGTGCCGGCACTGCCGCTCTATCTCGGCCTCGCGCACACGGGCCTGCTCGACACCTATTTCGCGATGATGTTCCCGTTCTTTCTCTCGGTGTTCGCGATCTTCCTGTTCCGGCAGTTCTTCAAGTCCTTCCCCGACGAGATCATCCAGGCGGCCCGGCTCGACGGCGTGGGCGAGTTCGAGATCGTCTGGCGCTTCGTCGTGCCCGCCGCCTTGCCTGCGATCGCCGCCTTCTCGATCTTCTCGATCGTCGCGCATTGGAACGACCTCTACTGGCCGCTGATCGTGATCACCGAGACGCGCCTCGCACCGCCGCCGCTCGGGATGCTCTATTTCCGCGATGCCGAGACGGGCTCGAACTACGGCGCGCTGATGGCGGGGGCGACCATCATCACCGCTCCGCTCGTGCTCGCCTTCCTTGTGGCGCGACGGCGCTTCATCGAGGGCATCACCATGACGGGCCTGAAATGA
- a CDS encoding ABC transporter substrate-binding protein, producing MRITRRRFGTLALGASSFAALPAAAQAPVTLDVLYCFPSFARFHEPVAKLFMDANPGIRIAFRAPAPSYDEGHQTVMRQALTNQLPDVFYSGFHLLPELARTLARRGQIIELDALLAAEGDTFRRENYSDRILALGRVDGRLYGLAFNASNPILYYNIDLVRRAGGNPDALPTSWDAVIALAGRINTPAEGINGIAYDVHGWPDGWLFEAMITQAGGSLLTPDESAVGFDNEIGLAALRTFRRFVTEGGMQLIDWNQSRQQFGAGKIGIYAASPANLAQITGLVGDKFTLRTHVFPITDQEKGRIPTGGNAAVILAREEAKQRAAWTFLKFVTGPEAQKVVVEMTGYLPTNLRAVGEQFLGPWYRANPNALTAVRQADRAGPWGGYPGGNNVRIWRAQRDVITLVMRGELTPEAGLARIVAETNALMRSG from the coding sequence ATGAGGATCACCCGTCGCCGCTTCGGCACGCTCGCCCTCGGCGCCAGCTCGTTCGCCGCCCTTCCGGCGGCGGCCCAGGCGCCGGTCACGCTCGATGTCCTCTACTGTTTCCCTTCCTTCGCCCGGTTCCACGAGCCGGTGGCGAAGCTGTTCATGGACGCCAACCCGGGCATACGGATCGCCTTCCGCGCCCCCGCCCCCTCCTACGACGAGGGGCACCAGACGGTGATGCGCCAGGCGCTGACCAACCAGCTGCCGGACGTGTTCTACTCGGGGTTCCACCTGCTGCCGGAGCTCGCCCGGACCCTCGCCCGCCGCGGCCAGATCATCGAGCTCGATGCGCTTCTCGCTGCCGAAGGCGACACGTTCCGCCGCGAGAACTACAGCGATCGGATCCTGGCCCTGGGCCGGGTTGACGGCAGGCTCTACGGCCTCGCCTTCAACGCCTCGAACCCGATCCTCTACTACAATATCGACCTCGTCCGGCGCGCGGGCGGCAACCCCGACGCCCTGCCGACCTCGTGGGACGCGGTGATCGCGCTTGCCGGCCGGATCAACACCCCGGCCGAGGGCATCAACGGCATCGCTTACGACGTGCACGGCTGGCCGGACGGGTGGCTGTTCGAGGCGATGATCACCCAGGCCGGCGGGTCGCTGCTTACGCCGGACGAGAGCGCGGTCGGGTTCGACAACGAGATCGGTCTCGCGGCGCTTCGCACCTTCCGCCGCTTCGTCACCGAGGGCGGGATGCAGCTGATCGACTGGAACCAGTCACGCCAGCAGTTCGGCGCGGGCAAGATCGGCATCTACGCGGCAAGCCCCGCCAACCTCGCCCAGATCACCGGGCTCGTCGGCGACAAGTTCACGCTGCGAACCCACGTGTTCCCGATCACCGACCAGGAGAAGGGGCGGATCCCGACCGGCGGCAACGCCGCGGTGATCCTCGCGCGCGAGGAGGCGAAGCAGCGTGCGGCCTGGACCTTCCTCAAGTTCGTCACCGGCCCCGAGGCGCAGAAGGTCGTCGTCGAGATGACGGGGTATCTACCGACGAATCTCCGCGCCGTCGGCGAGCAGTTCCTCGGGCCGTGGTATCGCGCCAACCCGAACGCGCTCACGGCCGTGCGGCAGGCCGACCGGGCTGGGCCCTGGGGCGGCTACCCTGGCGGCAACAACGTGCGGATCTGGCGCGCCCAGCGCGATGTCATCACGCTCGTGATGCGCGGCGAGCTGACGCCTGAGGCGGGGCTTGCCCGGATCGTCGCCGAGACGAACGCGCTGATGCGGTCCGGCTGA
- a CDS encoding acetolactate synthase 3 large subunit, producing the protein MSAIQASAAEAPTAELLPGAEIVLRALKDQGVEVIFGYPGGAVLPIYDALFQQNAIRHILVRHEQAAVHAAEGYARSTGKVGVVLVTSGPGATNAVTGLVDALMDSIPVVCLTGQVPTHLIGNDAFQEADTTGITRPATKHNYLVKDSNQLGRIIHEAFYVARSGRPGPVVVDLPKDILIGKGRYSGVPQATHRSYRPVTEPDPAAIRTAVAMLKAAKRPIVYAGGGVINSGPEASRLLTEFVHLTGFPCTNTLMGLGAFPASDPQFLGMLGMHGTYEANLAMHGCDVMLNIGARFDDRVTGRLRDFSPNSRKIHADIDPSSINKNVRVDCAIIGDAAKVLRALIAEWKASEAKLDTGALAAWWRQIDAWRARDCLRYRQATDEGAIIKPQYAIQRLYELVRETGRDTFITTEVGQHQMWAAQYWKFERPNRWMTSGGLGTMGYGLPAAMGVQIAHPDALVIDIAGEASILMNIQEMSTLAQYRLPVKVFILNNEYMGMVRQWQELLHGGRYSESYSAALPDFVKLAESFHAVGLRATKVGELDGVIREMLAVDRPVIADICVDQKENCFPMIPSGAAHNEMILGPDDEAPKGAAQPGVTEEGMVLV; encoded by the coding sequence ATGTCCGCCATCCAGGCTTCCGCTGCCGAGGCGCCGACGGCAGAGCTGCTTCCGGGCGCGGAGATCGTCCTGCGCGCGCTCAAGGACCAGGGTGTGGAGGTCATCTTCGGCTATCCGGGCGGGGCGGTGCTGCCGATCTACGACGCCCTGTTCCAGCAGAACGCGATCCGCCACATCCTCGTCCGCCACGAACAGGCGGCGGTGCACGCGGCCGAAGGCTACGCCCGTTCTACCGGCAAGGTCGGCGTCGTGCTCGTCACCTCCGGCCCTGGCGCGACCAATGCGGTGACCGGGCTCGTCGACGCGCTGATGGACAGCATCCCGGTGGTGTGCCTCACCGGCCAGGTGCCGACGCATCTGATCGGCAACGACGCCTTCCAGGAGGCGGACACGACCGGGATCACCCGTCCCGCCACCAAGCACAACTACCTTGTCAAGGACAGCAACCAGCTCGGCCGGATCATTCACGAGGCATTCTACGTCGCCCGTTCCGGCCGCCCCGGCCCGGTGGTGGTTGACCTGCCGAAGGACATTCTGATCGGCAAGGGGCGGTACAGCGGCGTGCCGCAGGCGACGCACCGCTCCTACCGCCCCGTCACCGAGCCCGACCCGGCCGCGATCCGCACCGCTGTGGCGATGCTGAAGGCAGCCAAGCGCCCGATCGTCTATGCCGGGGGCGGGGTGATCAACTCGGGGCCGGAGGCCTCGCGGCTTCTGACCGAGTTCGTGCACCTCACCGGCTTCCCCTGCACCAACACGCTGATGGGGCTCGGCGCCTTCCCGGCCTCCGACCCGCAGTTCCTCGGCATGCTCGGCATGCACGGCACCTACGAGGCCAACCTCGCGATGCACGGCTGCGACGTGATGCTGAACATCGGCGCTCGGTTCGACGACCGCGTGACCGGACGGTTGCGCGACTTCTCGCCCAACAGCCGCAAGATCCACGCCGACATCGACCCCTCCTCGATCAACAAGAACGTGCGGGTTGATTGCGCGATCATCGGCGATGCGGCGAAGGTGCTGCGCGCCCTGATCGCCGAGTGGAAGGCCTCCGAGGCCAAGCTCGACACGGGCGCGCTCGCCGCCTGGTGGAGACAGATCGATGCATGGCGCGCGCGCGACTGCCTGCGCTACCGGCAGGCGACCGACGAGGGCGCGATCATCAAGCCGCAGTACGCGATCCAGCGTCTCTATGAACTGGTGCGCGAAACCGGCCGCGACACCTTCATCACCACCGAGGTGGGCCAGCACCAGATGTGGGCGGCGCAGTACTGGAAGTTCGAACGCCCGAACCGGTGGATGACCTCGGGCGGCCTTGGAACCATGGGCTACGGACTGCCGGCGGCGATGGGGGTGCAGATCGCGCACCCGGACGCGCTCGTAATCGACATCGCCGGCGAGGCCTCGATCCTGATGAACATCCAGGAGATGTCGACGCTCGCGCAGTACCGGCTGCCGGTGAAGGTGTTCATCCTCAACAACGAGTACATGGGGATGGTGCGGCAGTGGCAGGAGCTCCTGCACGGCGGCCGCTACTCCGAGAGCTACTCCGCGGCGCTTCCGGATTTCGTCAAGCTCGCCGAGAGCTTCCATGCGGTGGGCTTGCGCGCGACCAAGGTCGGGGAGCTCGACGGCGTGATCCGCGAGATGCTCGCGGTCGACCGTCCGGTGATCGCCGACATCTGCGTCGATCAGAAGGAGAACTGCTTCCCGATGATCCCCTCCGGCGCGGCGCACAACGAGATGATCCTCGGCCCCGACGATGAGGCGCCGAAGGGCGCCGCCCAGCCGGGGGTGACCGAGGAAGGCATGGTGCTTGTCTGA
- the serB gene encoding phosphoserine phosphatase SerB — protein sequence MDLVLTVIAPPGSGLLDRAVLDAVRGAMRGIGALAGAPLWLKPGEAADIPFAEAAPEAAEAAARAALGDAPFDLVAQAAEGRRKRLLVADMDSTIVVGETLDELADQAGLKERIAAITARAMNGELDFAAALRERVAMLEGLPVRALAAVQERLAFMPGAATLVATMRAHGAYAALVSGGFRFFTRHVASALGFDLDEGNELETDGAVLTGRVVEPILDKGAKLATLRRLAAARGLPLAATLAVGDGANDLPMLQAAGLGIAFRAKPSVAAAARVRITHGDLTALLWAQGYTEAELVGRS from the coding sequence ATGGACCTGGTGCTGACCGTGATCGCCCCGCCGGGGAGCGGGCTGCTCGACCGCGCCGTGCTCGATGCCGTCCGCGGGGCGATGCGCGGGATCGGCGCTCTCGCCGGCGCGCCGCTCTGGCTCAAGCCGGGAGAGGCGGCCGACATCCCGTTCGCCGAGGCAGCGCCGGAGGCGGCCGAGGCGGCCGCACGCGCCGCCCTCGGTGACGCGCCCTTCGACCTCGTCGCGCAAGCCGCGGAGGGGCGGCGCAAGCGCCTGCTTGTGGCCGACATGGACAGCACCATCGTGGTGGGCGAGACGCTCGACGAGCTCGCCGACCAGGCCGGACTGAAGGAGAGGATCGCGGCGATCACCGCGCGGGCGATGAACGGCGAGCTCGATTTCGCCGCGGCGCTGCGCGAGCGCGTGGCGATGCTTGAAGGGCTGCCGGTGCGCGCTCTCGCCGCCGTGCAGGAGCGGCTCGCCTTCATGCCGGGTGCCGCGACGCTGGTCGCCACCATGCGGGCGCACGGCGCCTATGCCGCCCTTGTCTCGGGCGGCTTCCGCTTCTTCACGCGCCACGTCGCCTCGGCGCTCGGCTTCGATCTCGACGAGGGCAACGAGCTCGAGACGGACGGGGCGGTGCTCACGGGCCGGGTGGTCGAGCCGATTCTCGACAAGGGGGCGAAGCTCGCCACCCTGCGCCGCCTGGCTGCGGCGCGGGGTTTGCCGCTCGCCGCCACGCTCGCGGTCGGCGACGGGGCGAACGATCTGCCGATGCTCCAGGCCGCCGGTCTTGGCATCGCCTTCCGCGCCAAGCCCTCGGTCGCCGCCGCCGCCCGCGTGCGCATCACGCATGGCGACCTCACCGCCCTTCTCTGGGCGCAGGGCTACACGGAGGCCGAGCTCGTCGGCCGCAGCTGA